The genomic stretch AACACACTCAACACATTTTATCTTTTGTAAAACGATTGCATTTGCAAAATGAGTAGTAATGATGTTGAGCAACCAGTTCTTAAGCATATTAATATCAAGGTAATCGGCTAAATAGAACGTATCATGTCTAGTGATAAATCCTATATCGTCAAGGTATAATCAAGATATATCAAATCAAAGAGTGGCTATCCAACTAGGTTTTAACTAGATCAAGTAGTAAAATAATCTGAGCAAATATATAATTggatgcaatttataaaaaagTTTCTACgggttgtgtttgaaaattgGGATAAATATGACTAAAGGGGAATAGGTTGGACATGTCGTCTTTAAAGCCTTCTGGAAGCTCCTACTCATGGTGCGGGTCTTCTAgatccggctcgcggtactggccTTTGTAATCATTCTCCTACTCGGTCACTCCATCGGCTACGGCAACGACGGTGTAACGGCAAATAAACACAAACAAGAataaacacaaaaaaaatgagCTGAAACGGAGGGAGAACAGCTGATGGAATATAATTTTATAGGAATTTAGGAAAAAGAATGAAGTGAATCGGAGTTGGGATGGCTAAGATACGGTTGTGCGAAAATTGACTACTAATTAAATTCTGAAAATGGATTAATATAAATGGGTGGGTGCTTCACGGGCCTCTGTTTGTACGTGATGATCTGGGTGGGTTTTTGGGCCTTTCGACTAGCACATGGGCCGGTGATGTTGTTTATTTTTGAGCTGGCTGGAATAGAGAGAAAACGGAGAGAGGGATAGAGACAGGCACGGCGGAACGTGGATAGAGGTGGTAACTTTCAATGTTTGAGATCCGTGTAAAGGTTCGCTAGATCTGCATCAAATCAAAACCCTAGTCTtcactcctctctcctcccctgcctGCGCCGCTGGCCGGCGCAGCATGCCTCCCAGCTCCGCCGCACCTCGCTGGCCCCCGTGCGCGGGCTCACTGCCCATCGAgcctccgcgcgccgccaccggccgccggagccggagaagaagttgaaaaaatattggataaacttttctttgaaaaatgttggattcaactttttctaaagaaatgtttggctcaactttttttaataaatgttggttcaactttcgAAGAACTGTTTGTTTAACTTTTTTCCAAGAAATGTTGgtccaacttttttgaaaaatgttggtccaactttttttaaaaaatgttaacaatatttttttagttAAATAGGCTTTTGGTTTGCAGCGTGCTATAATGGGCTTGCTGGGTCTTGCTGGACTTTATATTCCGATAGACATATAGGAGCCCCAGGCACGGGAGGGAACAGGGATGTCATCTCGGCGATTCCGGCTGCTGTTTTCAAATCTAAGGGcatgaggagagagaggagtagATGGGGAAGCTCAGCATAGGCTCACCTCGGGCAGGGGCGGCTTGGAGAGAGAGATCGAGGCAGCGCCTCGTTCTTGTGTGGAGGAGCAAAGAGCTCGATTTAGGGAGGGAGAAGGTGAGCGGTGGAGCTGGGCGGCTCGGCGAGCTCGGGATGACGGAGGAGAGCTGCCTGGCTTCaccttttataggccggaggGGGCGTGCTGTCGCATGTGGTCAACCGTGCGGACGTCGATGGAGCGGAGTGGGCGTGGTGCATCGAGCTCAAGCCGATTGACTGCATGGTCATGCAGCTGAAGCGACGGGGCGCAAGTGAAGTGAATGTGAGGcagggagtgggtggagcaagGCGATGTGCGTGCCTGCGGTGGTGCGGCAGCGGGCGTCGGCTTGTTGCGGTGGTGGTGCTGAGGCGATGACGGCGTTGACGACGCGCACGATGACGCGGCAGGGAGTGGCGGAGCAAGGCAACGTGCGGGCCTGCGGTGGTGTTGCAGCTGTGTCAGGTTGCTGTGGCGGTGACGCTAAGGCGTTGGCAGCGTTGATGGCACGCGCAACGAAGCGGCAAGGCTGGTAAGCTTGAAGGCAGCGGTGCGGCTCAGGTAGGGGACGCAGCAAGGGACAGCATGGCGTGGTGCCGGGCGGTAGTGCGTGGTCATCGCGGGGCCGGGCTGTCGCTCGAGCAGAGCAGGACGAGCACGGCAAGGGGGCCTTACGTGTGGAGCTTTTGCATGTTGTGTCAGTGTGAGCTGTTGTTGTGTGCTTTTGTGCTTGTTCTAGCTTGTGCATGTTGAAGGACATAGGAAGGATGACAAGCTTGCTCAAAGGAGCATACGTGAAGCAAAGGATCAGCACGTTGACAGCTTAGGGAGAATAGGGAGGTTAAGGAGAACAAAGTTAATTGTCTGCACTGATTTGGAAAGACAAATGAATTGTGCATGTTGAAGGACATAGGAAGGATGAAAAACTTGCTCAAAGGAGCATACGTGATGCAAAGAATCAGCAGGTTGACAGCTTAGGGAGAATAGGGAGGTCAAAGAGAACAAAGCTAATTGTCTGCACTGATTTGGAAAGACAAATGAATTAAAGGGAGATTAGACTTGGTAATGATTTTGGATGAAAAGGAATTGAGCTCGAGAATAGTTTTGCAATATTTGAAATTAGGTTTTGAAGTTTTTGAATTCGAGTGATTTTTGGATTTGAATTTTCAGCTGTTACAAACATCCCGTTTTTCTCCTGCATGAGCCTCCACGTAATTCAGTATACCTCAGTTTGCTGTATAGGCGCAGCGTAGCGCGCCATCTTCCAAGTCAGTACTCTACATCAATGAAAAGTTGAAAACTGTTAGAAGTGGCTATGCACTGCGTGTGGTTGGGTGATTTTGCAACACAATTTTTTTGCGACATTTTTTGCAACATAATTAAGATGATATATGAGGCAACATTTAGACAAACTTCTTCATTTCCACAAAAATAAGCGGTTCTTTGCACGGGAGTAAGCAACAGGTCATCTGAATCTCCGAGCAAAAATACAAGCAACACCATCATATCTTCTAACAGTTGAATTGAATCCTTGGACACTGAGGTGTCCCCGATTAGCTACGGCATCACTGTTCCCCGCTGGACACTTGCTACAGACGCCACCATGTGCACGGACATGCCATCTGAACCCCGGACCACGACCCATCCGAATGGCGCTGCTCATCAGCTTTTTCTCCCGGTGCCCAATCACCTAGCTACAGGGCCGCGAGACAGATGGCGAGCACGCCGGCAAGGGCGCCGGAGATCGCTTGCCCCTCCCTGTCCTAAATCCTAacgcgtcgtcgtcctcggctAGCTGGCCTTTGGAGCCCAGCGCGGCGCCGGCCCTCCTCCGCGACCACCGAAAGCGAATTGCCGAACCGCACGTACGGCCGGGGGGTCGGCGCGGATCGCGATGTCTGCCAGTCGCGACGTGGGAGGGGAATGTGGCTGAAAAGGGAGGGCCGAACTAACCGCACGCTCCGGCGGCCGACGTGTGCGGTCGAGGGAGGGGCGGGGCGCTGTGCGTGCGCCGCTGCCCGGTCAGCGTGAGCTGGACTCCAATCGACGGGGGGCCTTGTCGCGAGACGGTGAGGGGGATGGGCGCCAACTCACGCGACGTACGCCGCCCGGACTCCGGACTGGgactccagcggcggcgggcgcgggttTGGTGCGAGTGACCGAGGTTCACTTGTCGATGCGGTGGCTCATGATCTGCCCCGCTCGTCGTCGTTTGGTGTCGATACTTTCACGTTCCATTCATCAGCCTGTACGGCGAGCGTGGCGTGTCGGcgctgggagcctgggactCTCGCGCCTGGCATCGCCAGGGCACGGGGGTGGGAACCGAATGATGTTCAGCTTCCTGTAGTGTTGTTCGGTAAGCTTGTTCTCTCGGAATCTGTCTCTCTCCGTTTTTTTCTGTTTAATTTGGAATAACAGCAAATCAGACGGAGATGGTGAGCGAGAATGTGGAGATGCATGTGGTTCGTCTACATTGCTCGCCATGAATATGGCGAGGTCGATCTTACAGTTCAGAGGGTTGCGGCCGCGAAGAGTATCTTCGGTAGTTCTCCAGTATGTATTTCTCCCAATATCTCATCATTGTTTttgggagagttgcttttgcagtttCTCATAATCTCATCCGAATCCAATTACCATATTTGGATAGTCATAACCCCCCCCCATTTGCGGTGAGACTCCTCTAAAGTAGCTGCACCTGTAGTTGAGTCACTTACGCGTGGAGTGCAGAGAGTAGCCTTATTTTGAGAGAGTTGGGATGAATTATTGATTTAtcctaataattattggaaaaataGAAAGGTAAAGCGGATCTGCTAGAGCACTAATTTTTTTACGAACACTCCCAATGCGGTAGTTGGTTTGGAGAAACGGAGACTACCGGAGATGCTCTAACATACAGCTAGTTAGCATAGAGAATGGATATCCGAGGAAAGAGCACACAGATGGGATAAGGAGTAGTTGCAGATTCACAGGTGGTGCATTCATTTTTGTGAGGTGTTTCTTTCCCTAATTTTTTCATAAATGCTTTATTAGTTTTTTTAGGAAACAGGGGGCTGTATTAGGTTGTTCTCTTCGGTTTGGCATTGCAAATGGATCTGAGATGGTGAGTACGTGAGATGCATATGGCCATGAAGACGGCAAGCTcgattttttctttctttttttttaggaaacaaGGTCCATCTTCCTGTTCGAATGCGGATTATATCAGTGGAGTTGGGGTTGAGGAGGGATATAAGCGAGGACAGTATAGAGATTGGGGCACGAAATAGATGCAGGATTCTTTTTGGTGAGGTGTTCATCCCAAATTGAACCATTGCTTTATGGGATCAGAAATATAAGCCCATTTAGGTTATTCTAAGTGAACATTTTTTTACCTTTTACCATGAATATAGGAGTATAAACATTTAAATGACTGACAGTACAATATTCATTACTTGATTCGCTATGAAAATACTTTGATAATATATTTCTCTTTCCATTTAAGAGTCCATGGCTACTATTGCTAGTGACGATTAGAGTCTACCTAATTGATTGTCGAACATTTCtaattttttgagaatttcaaGCATTTATCCTTGTTAGGGCGTCTTGTGGGGATTAACGTGGAGCCTCCAAAATGAGTCTCTAGCTAATTACTAATAGTAAGATGTCCAGGCAAACAGTTGGTTtctgcaaaagaaaaggagtaaTGTATGGTTGGTGTTATTAGATTCATcacgagtttttttttaaaatgatatATTTTATATGTTAGTGAAAGTGTAATATTAAAGATCATGTCAATATCTTAAATGGGCTTCTATATTTACGGAGTAGGATTGAAAGGGGCAGTAGGAAGGTGAATGGGTGGAAGGGTCCCAAGAAGGGGTAGTGATGCAAAGAACGGCGACGTTGACAATTAATTGAAGTGGATAAGCCTTTGCTTAGCACCTGTGATCTCTATAGAATATTTTGCATATAGCCCAAGCAATCGTTTTGAAATGTGATAGCTGCGCAGATAACGTTTtgatttaaattcattttctagCTAGCTAGGGCTTAGTAGTGGGTTTTGGACACCACGAATTATTTTCAGCTTGAGACACAGAAGTTCTTTAGTTCAAAATAGTGCAAGATGAGAACCCAAAATTGTAGGAACAAAGGGGCAGTGCTGCCCCCTATTTTGGGTGATTAGATCAACGATACTGAATGATCGATATCCACATATCTTACATTTTCATCATTATCAggaaaagataaagaaaaagagaagagaaagcCGCCGTTTCTTCTCCTCCAACTTAATTTGATCAGGAGAAGGGCaggcaaagaaaagaaaagaaaaactctctAACTAGCTAGGTTAAATTAATGCCTAATTCAGTGTCAAACTATTATGTCCTCAACATTACCACTCTCACAACCCTTTCGTTCCACTGTCCTGTTTTCTCTCCATAATCTGACAGGCAACCCATGCTTGGGCACAGGGAATGGACTGTACTCGATCTCATCACTGGATCCAACAATCTCCCACCTGCAAATCAAACATGCGCACACGACAATCAGTATCCAAGTGTAAGATCCACGATCTGTCGTTATATAGCTGTGATCAGCGCTCATGCTGCTCATATAGGAGCAGACCAGGAGTAGTTGTCAGTTGTGCAACAAGACAGTGAGCTCGTGACAACATTTGACGGACCCACAGTTTATGGTATGATCGATGCACTCATATTGGAGATTTGGAGCATGCACGGTGTGGACTTTTGTGCGGAGCAGAGGTGGCACCAAGCCATGGGGAGGCGCTCAACGTTCTGGTCCACAAGGACAAGAGAGATTGAGAGAATATATGGCGGATCTGCGAGGAGGGGCACGCACCTGTAGCCGGTGACCAGGTGGTGGATGAGGACCAGCATCTCGAGCTTGGCCAGCTCGTTCCCCGGGCACGCGTGCAAGCCGTTCCCAAATGGCAGGAATGTGTTCGGCCGCGGCGCCACCTGCGTATGCAACATTCACCAACAACCAGAAATGGGATTGATCAGCAAATGGTACTACAATGTTTTTTTTACAGAAATGGAAACAGTTACAAATATGTGCTCGATTGTTGTGCTAGCAATATAGTAGTGTTAACAGTTACAAATAAAGAAATCATTTTCAGTTTTTTCGCATCCACATCGTCAACAGTGGGAGAGAACGAGACCCATACCTGGAATCTAGAAGGGTCGAACTTGTGTGGATCCTGGAAGTAGTCCGGGCTGTGATGGATGTTCCTGAAGAGCGGCATCACCTTCCAACCCTTGGGGATAAGGAACCCTACACGCCAAGGAAATATACAAGGAATCCGAGTCAGAATTAAGCCTCTTGCTACGTGCAGAAAAAAGGAGTGCCAGGCAGCGCCCTCCCCGGTGACGTAGCTCCACGTCGACCGCAGGCTGCCGCGTGAGTGGGCGCACGTGCGTACCTTTGTACTCCACGTCAGCCACGGCCTCCCTGAATGTGAACGAGATGATGCTCGCCATCCTTAAGCTCTCCAAAATCACCTGAGCGGATGAGAATGAGATGGTTGGGAACAAACAGAATGACGGCGCCATCAGTAACCACAAGAAAACACGGGAATAATCTCACAAAAAAATGGAGGCGTCGCGCGTTCCAGGACGTACCCTATGCGTCAGCGCCATGCTCCTCGTGTGCGCCCAGGTCAGCGGCCGCCTCCCGCCGTCGGTGGCCTCGCGGAcggcctcctgctccgcccGGACGGCCTCGAGGAGCTTGGGGTGGTCGTGGAGGTACTTGACCATCCAGGTGAGCACGCTGGCCGTCGTGTCCTGCGCCGCGAACAGCACGCCGATGATGTTGTCGGAGATCTGCTCGTCGGTGAGGAGGGGCGCGCCGTCATCGCCCCGGGACTGCATCAGGCAGCCCAGGAGGTCGGAGCTCGGCTCCCCACGCTCCCGCCGCTCGCGCATGATGTCGCTCAGCACGccgtgcagccgccgccgcgcctgcaAACGGTTTCACATGTCATGTACTGCTGTTGCAGAGACAGGCCGGAACGCCCAGAAGGTACTGGACCAGTCGTAAATGCCGTCGCGTGTGTGTGCTCACCTGCATCGCCTTGTAATACAGCGTCCCGGGGAGGCTGTTGGGGAAGGAGTTGTAGCCCTTCTCCACGATGGAGTAATTCTTCCTCAGCTCCGCCTTCCGCCGCTCGTCGAGCCGGCCGCCGAAGATCGTCACGATGCCCACCTCAAACGACAGCTGAAACGTCAGAGAAGCAATGAATATTCATTCTCAGCATCCAACAATCCGACATTACATgcccacacgcgcgcgcacacactCTGGAGGTTGCCATGCTTACCCTCTTCATGGCTTGGAACGTGCTCATTACGCGGCCGTCCCAGGCGGCGAGCGTGGACCGCACGGCGGCCTCGACCTCCGGCACGAGCGCCCGCAGCGCGTCGGGGCCGAGCGCGCCCTGCACGAGcttgcggaggcggaggtggtagTCGCCCTGGTGGAAGAAGAGCGCCGACGGCCCGATCATGCGCTCCTTGCTCCGTGGGTACGTCGGCTTGAACAGGTGCGCCTGCGTCACCAGCACGAACCGCGCCGCCTCCGGGCTCGCCAGCATCACGCACGGGCACCCCAGAAGGTGCGTCTTGAAGATCTCGCCGTACCTGCAGCACAAGCCACACGCCAACCCGGCCGTCGTCAGTAACCTCCCATGGAGAGCCAGCATGCGTGCTCGCATGAGTAGTTGCCAGCGCGCGGAGACTGACCTCTTCTGTTTGGAGGCGAAGAAGACGTTGGGGTCCTGGGAGTAGAGCTGAAGGGTCTCGCCAAGGTAAGGCCAGCCCATGGAGCCAGGGGGCAGCTTCAAGGAAGCCTTCTCATGGCCGCCGTAGCCGCCATGGCCCTGGCCTTTCCCCTTCCGCCGGCGCGAGTAGTGGACGTACGAGGCGATAGCTAGAGAAATGAGGATGCACACAAGGGCGAAGAAGAAGGCCATCCAACCAACTGATCTTGCTGAGGAGCAGATCAGTTGCGATTGCAGACTGGCCTGCTGCCTTTCTTGGTTCTTACTTGGTGTGTTCTGTGTGTGTGTGCCTGCTTTATATGTTGGTCGctgggaggagagagagagagagggatggAGCGTtgtgaggagagggagagacCGAGAGAGGGACAGAGAAGAAAAATCTTTGATGGAGGGATCTTTCGACTGGTGGAGGGCGAGGGAAGGCCTTGCGTGGTATTTATAGAAGGAGCGCTGCTGGCAGGTCTCAATAGCATAGGTTAAAGTCAAAACCTGCATGCGGGTGGATAAGTCCTGCTTAAGCATGGGAAGCACAAATTTGAGATGACATTTTACTTGTGTTCCCACTGCTTCATCTGTTCgtaaatatatatatgatgttTACAAAATCACTCAAACTATTTTACTTTGACTACTAtagcatagaaaaaaaatgcattagATTGATCACTTAATAAAGATGCTGACTTACTTGTTGGAACATATGTTCATATAGTAATTATATTTCTTTTACATTTTTGGcaaagaaaataataaaagttGATATTGGAGATGGTATGTCATCCAAAGCATCGAATGTTTTTAGCTCGACACAGCATGTTTGTTGTTTGATGTCCACACTAACTTTATTTGATATTCACACCAACTTATCTCCTTTCTTTTATTTCCAAGAGACAAATCAGTTATTTCATCCACCATTCATTTGGTCATGTGCCCTCATAACAATAATAAGCCTCACAAAATgaaaataagattttttttctcagaGCAACATACCAAGAATATCCTAGATCACTTATTTTGAATTATATATTTCTTTTACATTTTTTGACAGAGAAAAATAGTTGATATTGGAGACCATCTATCGTCCTTAGCACGACCCACCACGTTCACTGTTTGATATCCACACTAACTTTATCTGATATTCACACCAACTtatctcttttattttatttccatGAGACATAACGGTTATTTCATCCACCATTCAATTGGTCATGTGCCTTCATAGTAATAATAGGCctcacaaaataaaaataagaatTATTTTCTGTGAGCCACCAAGGATATCCTAGACCACTTATTTTGAACTATACAAATGGCCGAGTTATATGTCCGTACAAAAACACTGGTCgccaaaaaaaaatgctttTATATTGAATAAGATATAGCACATAGCTTTTGATAAAAGGATGAATTAAAATTCTGCCTTAAAATGTATAAGTGCATTATGGAGTAAcaatggagcataattggaaCATGCTCACTAGATTAGAGTCCCAAAACCAGTACTTCTAGCTCTCCAGTCTTATCTAGATGTGTGGTAGAATGTACTCCCCTCATTTCCAAAACACAAGACGTTCTAGTTTTAGCCTATatcaaaattttctaattttaaccaaatttattGAAAAACAAATCAATATCTCTTCAACATCGAATTAGTTCCTTAAATTCACAATAAAGTATATGTTGGTAGTGAATTTTTTTATGGTAtatatgttaatatatttttcatagtttttgtcaaaattagaaaaacaaGGACTTAAGCAAAATAGTAAAATGTCTTACATTCAGCAGCGGAGAGAGTACATGTGTGCGTATGAGTGTATATGTGCAAGTCAACTTTAGTAGCAAATAAAAAGACTGAAATCTACTAAATGGTTCACTTTAAATGCATTCAGTCCTACTATACAAAATTCAGTTTTCAATCGCTGTAATCCAGCGGTGTCACATTGTTTGAcaaaggtcttgtttagttcccctttttcccaactttagcactatgcaaaaagaaaattttccatcacatcaaacttgcggtacatgcatagagtaataaatgtagacgaaatcaaaaactaattgcacaattttattgCACTTTGCGAGataaatcttttgagcctaattagtcaatgtttggacaataattcacaaatacaaatgaaacgttACAATTGCGCATTTATAACAAAATACAAACTTTGCCACTcacaatttgaaaaaaaaaggccaAAGTCGCACTGCCTGCACCGGGCCCCGCTGGCCGATCCGGCTCCACCCGGGGCGGGCCGTCCGCGCCAGAACGGACGGCCAAGCAGCACGTGACACGGGAGCACCGGCCGTGCATCATAGCATGCGCCCGGCGTCCCTGCCTCCCCGCCGGTGCCGGCCCGGCGCCAGCTGTGCCTGTCGTGTGGTCTCCGCCGGGCGGGGGCCCGCCAATCATGAGGACGAGCAAAAAGCCCCCACCGGCAGGGCCATCCAGCCGCGGGGCTCACGCGTCAGCGGCACGGGCCGCGCGTATC from Setaria italica strain Yugu1 chromosome II, Setaria_italica_v2.0, whole genome shotgun sequence encodes the following:
- the LOC101760218 gene encoding abscisic acid 8'-hydroxylase 3 isoform X2, translating into MAFFFALVCILISLAIASYVHYSRRRKGKGQGHGGYGGHEKASLKLPPGSMGWPYLGETLQLYSQDPNVFFASKQKRYGEIFKTHLLGCPCVMLASPEAARFVLVTQAHLFKPTYPRSKERMIGPSALFFHQGDYHLRLRKLVQGALGPDALRALVPEVEAAVRSTLAAWDGRVMSTFQAMKRLSFEVGIVTIFGGRLDERRKAELRKNYSIVEKGYNSFPNSLPGTLYYKAMQARRRLHGVLSDIMRERRERGEPSSDLLGCLMQSRGDDGAPLLTDEQISDNIIGVLFAAQDTTASVLTWMVKYLHDHPKLLEAVRAEQEAVREATDGGRRPLTWAHTRSMALTHRVILESLRMASIISFTFREAVADVEYKGFLIPKGWKVMPLFRNIHHSPDYFQDPHKFDPSRFQVAPRPNTFLPFGNGLHACPGNELAKLEMLVLIHHLVTGYRWEIVGSSDEIEYSPFPVPKHGLPVRLWRENRTVERKGCESGNVEDIIV
- the LOC101760218 gene encoding abscisic acid 8'-hydroxylase 3 isoform X1; the protein is MAFFFALVCILISLAIASYVHYSRRRKGKGQGHGGYGGHEKASLKLPPGSMGWPYLGETLQLYSQDPNVFFASKQKRYGEIFKTHLLGCPCVMLASPEAARFVLVTQAHLFKPTYPRSKERMIGPSALFFHQGDYHLRLRKLVQGALGPDALRALVPEVEAAVRSTLAAWDGRVMSTFQAMKRLSFEVGIVTIFGGRLDERRKAELRKNYSIVEKGYNSFPNSLPGTLYYKAMQARRRLHGVLSDIMRERRERGEPSSDLLGCLMQSRGDDGAPLLTDEQISDNIIGVLFAAQDTTASVLTWMVKYLHDHPKLLEAVRAEQEAVREATDGGRRPLTWAHTRSMALTHRVILESLRMASIISFTFREAVADVEYKGFLIPKGWKVMPLFRNIHHSPDYFQDPHKFDPSRFQVAPRPNTFLPFGNGLHACPGNELAKLEMLVLIHHLVTGYRCVPLLADPPYILSISLVLVDQNVERLPMAWCHLCSAQKSTPCMLQISNMSASIIP